One stretch of Clostridiales bacterium DNA includes these proteins:
- a CDS encoding helix-turn-helix transcriptional regulator: protein MYMEKFAANLKYLIGENSITSVAKNIGIPQQTLSRYILGQREIGLENLCKIADYFNEDLNVLVGRREY from the coding sequence ATGTACATGGAAAAATTCGCCGCCAATCTCAAATATTTGATTGGCGAAAACAGTATAACCTCGGTCGCTAAAAATATAGGTATACCCCAACAAACGTTAAGTCGATATATTTTGGGACAACGCGAAATCGGGCTTGAAAACCTTTGCAAAATAGCAGACTACTTTAATGAAGATTTGAACGTTCTCGTCGGTCGGCGCGAATATTGA
- a CDS encoding ABC transporter permease: MSSVKTPRQKYLHARRVDKVTVLCLQIGVLAAFLGIWELATALGWIDSFIMSSPSRIIKILSTLQPSELFKHIAYTLLECIVGFIAASGLGVLIAVALWRFTKLRKVLEPYIVVLNALPKIALGPIIIIWVGAGAQAIIVMTVLICIIVTVISMLNAFMSVDEGKILLLQSMGANKWQILTKLILPANVPAIVNMLKINVGLAWVGTIMGEYLVSTAGLGYLIIYGSQVFKMDLVMASTVILCMLATVMYLAVAGIERIAKKKYHVE; encoded by the coding sequence ATGAGTAGCGTCAAAACGCCGCGACAGAAATATTTACATGCGCGGCGCGTAGACAAAGTTACCGTGCTGTGCCTTCAAATAGGCGTGCTCGCGGCATTTTTGGGGATTTGGGAGCTTGCGACGGCGCTAGGCTGGATAGACAGCTTTATAATGTCCAGCCCGTCGCGCATAATCAAAATACTCTCGACCCTGCAACCGAGCGAGCTATTCAAGCACATAGCGTATACGCTCTTGGAATGTATAGTCGGCTTTATCGCGGCTAGCGGGCTGGGCGTACTGATAGCCGTAGCGTTATGGCGGTTTACAAAACTGCGCAAGGTGCTCGAACCGTATATCGTAGTGCTAAACGCCCTACCCAAGATCGCGCTCGGTCCTATCATCATTATTTGGGTGGGCGCGGGCGCGCAAGCGATAATCGTCATGACCGTGCTCATCTGCATAATCGTGACGGTGATAAGTATGCTCAACGCGTTCATGTCGGTGGACGAAGGCAAGATACTTTTGCTTCAATCAATGGGCGCGAACAAGTGGCAGATCTTAACCAAGCTAATACTTCCCGCCAACGTTCCCGCAATAGTCAATATGCTCAAAATAAACGTCGGGCTTGCGTGGGTCGGCACTATCATGGGCGAATACCTTGTATCGACGGCGGGACTCGGCTACCTCATAATCTACGGCAGTCAGGTTTTCAAAATGGACCTCGTTATGGCAAGCACCGTAATTCTCTGTATGCTTGCAACCGTCATGTACCTCGCCGTAGCGGGAATAGAACGAATAGCCAAAAAGAAGTACCACGTGGAGTAA
- a CDS encoding ABC transporter ATP-binding protein: MALLDINHVDVIYQTEQGETQAVSDLTLTVDEGEFIALVGPSGCGKTTLLSMIAGLLKPTNGSVTIDGEPINVAHGNVGYMLQRDNLFEWRTIEANVLLGLTIQKKLNEQTREYALGMLDKYGLKDFKSAFPTQLSGGMRQRAALIRTLAFSPRLLLLDEPFSAVDFQTRMTVCDDVHSIIKNEKKTAVLVTHDIAEAVSMADRIVVLTNRPATVKAIFDIDIDAPTPLKRRENPRFSYWFDKVWHEINA, from the coding sequence ATGGCACTGCTCGACATCAACCACGTTGACGTTATATACCAGACCGAGCAGGGCGAAACGCAGGCAGTCAGCGACCTGACGCTCACGGTCGACGAGGGTGAGTTTATTGCCCTCGTCGGTCCGTCGGGCTGCGGCAAGACTACTCTGCTTTCCATGATCGCGGGACTGCTCAAACCGACAAACGGCAGCGTTACGATAGACGGCGAGCCTATAAACGTAGCGCACGGCAACGTCGGGTATATGCTCCAACGCGACAACCTTTTCGAGTGGCGTACGATAGAAGCCAACGTACTGCTCGGGCTGACCATACAAAAAAAGCTGAACGAACAAACCCGAGAATACGCGCTCGGTATGCTCGACAAGTACGGGCTGAAAGATTTTAAGTCGGCGTTCCCTACCCAGCTTTCGGGCGGTATGCGGCAGCGCGCCGCGCTCATACGCACGCTCGCGTTCAGCCCGCGGCTGCTGCTACTCGACGAACCGTTCTCTGCGGTCGATTTCCAAACGCGCATGACGGTATGCGACGACGTTCATTCGATCATCAAGAACGAGAAGAAAACGGCGGTGCTCGTCACCCACGACATAGCGGAAGCCGTGTCAATGGCGGATCGAATAGTCGTTCTTACAAACCGCCCCGCGACCGTAAAAGCGATTTTCGATATCGATATAGACGCGCCTACCCCGCTTAAACGCAGAGAAAACCCGCGCTTTTCGTACTGGTTCGATAAGGTGTGGCACGAGATAAATGCGTAA
- a CDS encoding ABC transporter substrate-binding protein, with product MKKITALLTAFALMLLPTALAACGNDGKTTIRLSEVTHSIFYAPLYIAINNGYFEDENIDIKLSNGGGADKVMTSVISGSAEIGLMGPEATIYCHVEGQRDYPVIFGQLTMRDGSFLVGRNPEPDFDWKNLEGKHILAGRAGGVPAMTLQWVLNQNGVDTSNGELFDTSVAFDAMVGTFESDPSIAYTTMFEPTASEYVALGKGYIVASVGEASGAVPYTAFSAQKSWLSKNNDTAKAFLRAVLNGYKFMKDNTPEVVAKSLTASFAGTSETSIAAAVKSYLSINAWSTTPVLAEEDFNRLQDIMENAGTLSSRADYSAAVDNTIANELVKELGL from the coding sequence ATGAAGAAAATAACAGCTCTACTCACCGCTTTTGCGCTCATGCTCTTGCCGACCGCGCTCGCGGCGTGCGGAAACGACGGCAAAACGACTATCCGTTTAAGCGAAGTCACCCACTCCATATTCTACGCTCCGCTGTACATAGCCATAAATAACGGCTATTTCGAGGACGAGAATATCGATATCAAGCTCTCTAACGGCGGCGGCGCAGACAAGGTCATGACGTCCGTCATTTCCGGTTCCGCCGAAATCGGGCTTATGGGTCCCGAAGCTACCATTTACTGCCACGTAGAGGGACAGCGCGACTACCCCGTTATTTTCGGGCAGCTCACCATGCGCGACGGCTCGTTCCTCGTCGGGCGCAATCCAGAACCCGATTTCGATTGGAAAAATCTCGAAGGCAAGCATATCCTCGCAGGTCGCGCGGGCGGTGTACCCGCAATGACCCTGCAATGGGTGCTTAACCAGAACGGCGTAGATACGAGCAACGGCGAGCTGTTCGACACGTCGGTTGCGTTCGACGCCATGGTCGGCACGTTCGAGTCAGACCCGTCTATCGCGTACACAACCATGTTCGAACCGACCGCATCCGAATACGTTGCGCTCGGCAAGGGCTATATCGTAGCTTCCGTCGGCGAAGCTTCGGGCGCAGTGCCGTATACCGCGTTCTCGGCGCAAAAGTCGTGGCTCAGCAAGAACAACGATACCGCAAAAGCCTTCCTTCGCGCCGTCCTTAACGGCTACAAATTCATGAAAGACAACACGCCCGAGGTCGTCGCAAAATCGCTTACCGCGTCGTTCGCGGGCACGAGCGAAACCTCTATCGCCGCGGCGGTAAAGAGCTATCTCAGCATAAACGCATGGTCGACTACGCCCGTTCTCGCCGAGGAAGACTTTAACAGACTCCAAGACATCATGGAAAACGCCGGCACTCTTTCTTCTCGCGCCGACTACTCGGCCGCCGTCGATAACACTATCGCCAATGAGCTTGTAAAAGAGCTCGGGCTATAA
- a CDS encoding valine--tRNA ligase yields MDKTYEPKSFESRIYKRWVDNKCFEPRPGKTKKKFSIVQPPPNITGQLHVGHSMNVTIPDAIVRFKRMKGYETLWLPGIDHASIATEVKVVEKMREEGLSKPDVGRDGFLERAWDWKNKYGNRIVEQLKKMGVSLDWSRMAFTMDEKCSRAVREVFVSLYEQGFIYRGDRISNWCAGCKTAISDAEVEFETEHSHLWHIKYPFKDGSGFITVATTRPETMFGDTAVAVSPKDKRYAGMEGKLLVLPLVGREIPIVYDEYVEADFGTGAVKITPAHDPNDFEVGARHNLEIIKVMNDDGTMNAYAGKYEGMTREQCRAAAVKDLQAQGYIEKIEDYTHNVGHCSRCDETIEPMVSKQWFVRMKELAAPAIKAVKDGETVFIPKRFEKTYFNWMNNIRDWCISRQLWWGHRIPVFYCDGCGKELASREDIEVCPHCGGKLRQDEDVLDTWFSSALWPFSTMGWPDETEDMKKYYPTDLLVTAYDIIPLWVSRMIFTALKFTGKAPFSEVYIHGIVRDGMGRKMSKSLGNGVDPLEVIDTAGADALRFSLVNGVARGGDVNFSETTLTTYRNFMNKLFNAAKFVIGACANGYEQKPKAITVPDGWLIGKLNALIGTVNNSMNKYDVGHAAEALYNFIWDEFCDWYIEFAKVQLKGEYAKNTAGLLRYALEVLLKLVHPIIPFITTEIYDSLPGAEGELMLTSFPTKKRGDYDGDIKLAERLKDCVRAVRNLKQTNTAVAKTPEVFCEGDDKLCALLVDYLPTLAKTADVNTGTADNAALIALDGVKIFVPLADTQKEKDRLNKELEKCKSELALAQSKLNNQGFCQKAPQKLIDAEREKVKNYTERIKALEEKLR; encoded by the coding sequence ATGGACAAGACCTACGAACCGAAAAGCTTCGAGAGCCGAATATACAAACGCTGGGTAGACAATAAGTGCTTCGAGCCCAGACCCGGCAAAACCAAAAAGAAATTTTCTATCGTCCAGCCGCCGCCTAATATTACGGGGCAGCTGCACGTAGGGCATTCCATGAACGTGACTATCCCCGACGCTATCGTGCGGTTCAAGCGCATGAAAGGGTACGAAACGCTGTGGCTGCCCGGTATAGACCACGCCTCGATCGCAACCGAGGTCAAGGTCGTTGAAAAAATGCGCGAGGAGGGCTTGTCGAAACCGGACGTAGGACGCGACGGCTTTTTGGAGCGTGCCTGGGACTGGAAAAACAAGTACGGCAACCGTATCGTAGAACAGCTTAAAAAAATGGGCGTCAGTCTCGACTGGTCGCGCATGGCGTTCACCATGGACGAAAAGTGCAGTCGTGCGGTGCGCGAGGTGTTCGTTTCGCTTTACGAGCAGGGCTTTATCTATCGCGGCGACCGCATCTCCAACTGGTGCGCGGGCTGCAAAACGGCTATATCGGACGCCGAGGTTGAGTTCGAAACCGAGCACAGCCATTTGTGGCATATCAAATACCCGTTTAAGGACGGCAGCGGCTTTATAACGGTCGCGACGACCCGCCCCGAAACAATGTTCGGTGATACCGCGGTCGCAGTCAGCCCCAAGGACAAGCGTTATGCGGGCATGGAAGGGAAATTATTGGTGCTTCCGCTCGTAGGGCGCGAGATCCCCATCGTTTACGACGAATACGTAGAAGCCGATTTCGGTACGGGCGCGGTCAAGATCACGCCTGCGCACGATCCCAACGACTTTGAGGTAGGCGCGCGCCATAACCTGGAAATAATCAAGGTCATGAACGACGACGGCACTATGAATGCGTATGCCGGAAAATACGAGGGCATGACACGCGAACAGTGCCGCGCCGCCGCCGTTAAAGACTTGCAGGCGCAGGGCTATATCGAAAAAATCGAGGACTACACGCACAACGTAGGGCATTGCTCGCGCTGCGACGAAACTATCGAGCCGATGGTGTCCAAGCAGTGGTTCGTCCGCATGAAAGAGCTTGCCGCGCCCGCGATCAAGGCGGTCAAGGACGGCGAAACGGTCTTTATTCCCAAACGCTTCGAAAAGACCTACTTCAATTGGATGAACAATATCCGCGACTGGTGCATATCCCGTCAGTTGTGGTGGGGACACCGCATACCTGTGTTCTATTGCGACGGCTGCGGCAAGGAGCTTGCAAGCCGCGAGGATATAGAGGTTTGTCCGCACTGCGGCGGAAAGCTTCGCCAGGACGAGGACGTGCTTGATACCTGGTTCTCGTCGGCGCTGTGGCCGTTCTCAACCATGGGCTGGCCGGACGAAACCGAGGATATGAAAAAGTACTATCCCACCGACTTGCTCGTGACCGCATACGATATAATACCGCTGTGGGTGTCGCGCATGATATTCACCGCGCTCAAATTCACGGGCAAAGCGCCGTTTAGCGAGGTGTATATACACGGCATAGTTCGCGACGGCATGGGGCGCAAAATGAGTAAGTCGCTCGGCAACGGCGTCGACCCGTTGGAGGTTATAGACACCGCGGGCGCGGACGCGCTTAGGTTCTCGCTCGTCAACGGCGTAGCGCGCGGCGGCGACGTCAATTTCTCCGAAACAACGCTCACGACCTACCGTAATTTCATGAACAAGCTGTTCAATGCGGCAAAGTTCGTTATCGGCGCGTGCGCAAACGGCTACGAGCAAAAGCCCAAGGCGATAACCGTTCCCGACGGCTGGCTTATCGGTAAGCTCAACGCGCTTATCGGCACGGTCAATAACTCGATGAATAAGTACGACGTAGGTCACGCCGCCGAAGCATTATATAACTTTATTTGGGACGAGTTCTGCGATTGGTATATCGAGTTCGCCAAAGTCCAGCTGAAAGGCGAGTACGCCAAAAACACGGCGGGGCTTTTGCGGTACGCGCTCGAAGTGCTGTTAAAGCTCGTTCACCCGATAATTCCGTTTATCACGACCGAGATCTACGACAGTCTGCCGGGTGCGGAAGGCGAACTCATGCTGACTTCGTTCCCCACCAAAAAACGCGGCGATTACGACGGAGATATCAAGCTTGCCGAGCGGCTCAAAGATTGCGTGCGCGCGGTACGTAACCTCAAACAAACGAACACGGCAGTCGCCAAAACGCCCGAGGTATTCTGCGAAGGCGACGACAAGCTGTGCGCGCTCTTGGTCGATTATCTTCCCACGCTCGCCAAAACGGCGGACGTCAATACGGGTACGGCGGACAACGCGGCGCTCATCGCGCTTGACGGCGTTAAGATTTTCGTTCCGCTCGCCGATACGCAAAAGGAAAAGGACAGGCTCAACAAAGAACTCGAAAAATGCAAGTCTGAGCTTGCTCTTGCGCAGTCCAAGCTCAATAACCAGGGCTTCTGCCAAAAAGCGCCGCAAAAGCTAATCGACGCCGAGCGCGAAAAGGTCAAGAACTACACCGAACGCATTAAAGCGCTCGAAGAAAAGTTGAGGTAA
- a CDS encoding DUF4364 family protein gives MEQSEEELLNKLIVLFVFDKMDIALDYNTIINICYMQNGWMQPLYCMDAIDKLAKANFIHKVERGREKLYTMTPDGRACLANFYSRIPEHLRQEISDYVKENRMSYKRSQEYMHTYYKNKDGTYTVWLRVVEPSATLLDIKFVVANNKTAKYIHNNWEKKAANIYLLLHDQLTE, from the coding sequence TTGGAACAGTCCGAAGAGGAATTGCTGAATAAACTTATTGTGTTGTTCGTTTTCGATAAAATGGACATAGCGCTCGATTATAACACCATCATCAACATTTGCTATATGCAAAACGGATGGATGCAGCCGCTGTACTGCATGGACGCTATCGACAAGCTCGCAAAAGCGAATTTCATACACAAGGTCGAGCGCGGGCGTGAAAAGCTTTACACAATGACGCCCGACGGTCGGGCTTGCCTTGCAAACTTCTATTCGCGCATTCCCGAACACCTCAGACAGGAAATAAGCGACTACGTAAAAGAAAACCGTATGTCGTATAAGCGCAGCCAGGAATATATGCATACTTATTATAAGAATAAGGACGGCACCTATACCGTGTGGCTGCGCGTAGTCGAGCCGTCTGCAACGCTTTTGGACATTAAGTTCGTAGTCGCAAACAACAAAACGGCTAAATATATCCATAACAATTGGGAAAAGAAAGCGGCGAATATATACTTATTGCTACACGACCAACTTACGGAATGA
- a CDS encoding TIGR03905 family TSCPD domain-containing protein — protein sequence MYSYKTKGTCSVEIQFDVQDDIVTACKFVRGCAGNTQGVAKLAVGMKVDDVISRLDGIQCRNGTSCPDQLARALKQYKAEAGK from the coding sequence ATGTACTCATATAAAACGAAAGGAACGTGCTCGGTCGAAATTCAGTTCGACGTGCAGGACGATATTGTAACGGCGTGCAAGTTCGTGCGCGGCTGTGCGGGCAATACTCAGGGCGTAGCCAAACTCGCCGTGGGCATGAAGGTCGACGACGTTATTTCTCGGCTGGACGGTATACAGTGCCGCAACGGTACTTCGTGTCCCGATCAGCTCGCGCGTGCGCTCAAACAGTATAAGGCGGAAGCGGGCAAGTAA
- a CDS encoding biotin transporter BioY yields the protein MSTKRIASIAVFTALITIGGLISIPVPFTQVELSFQVVFVVMAGIMLGGRDGALAVLVYIAMGLFGLPVFTRGGGLSYVVMPSFGYLLGFPIGAFVAGVLCKKLKTVTRGKVFLSALVAMIPIYALGITYQVLIVYYYIGSGWAAAIGGIPSVLVLGLKDAVLCGFTACLYPSLNRALRHRTTYK from the coding sequence ATGAGCACCAAGCGTATTGCATCGATCGCGGTGTTTACCGCGCTAATAACGATAGGCGGGCTGATATCTATTCCCGTGCCGTTTACGCAGGTCGAACTGTCCTTTCAGGTCGTGTTCGTCGTTATGGCGGGCATCATGCTCGGCGGCAGGGACGGCGCGCTCGCTGTCTTGGTGTATATCGCTATGGGACTTTTCGGTCTGCCCGTGTTTACGCGCGGCGGGGGGCTTAGCTACGTAGTCATGCCGTCGTTCGGGTATCTTCTGGGCTTCCCGATAGGCGCGTTCGTGGCAGGCGTGCTTTGCAAAAAACTCAAAACGGTAACGCGCGGTAAGGTGTTTTTGAGCGCGCTCGTTGCCATGATACCAATTTACGCGCTCGGCATAACGTATCAGGTGCTTATAGTTTACTATTATATAGGAAGCGGCTGGGCGGCGGCGATAGGCGGTATACCGTCGGTGCTTGTCCTCGGCTTAAAGGACGCGGTGCTTTGCGGGTTTACGGCGTGTCTGTATCCGTCGCTGAATAGGGCGTTGCGCCATAGAACTACATATAAATGA
- a CDS encoding cysteine--tRNA ligase, protein MDTLYFYNTLTRKKEKFAPIAPPEVKTYSCGPTVYNYAHIGNLRTYVFMDELRRVLKFAGYNTKSVMNVTDVGHLTSDGDDGEDKMQSAARKQNKSPEQIAAYYSEIFFKDLARLNILTPEIISKATDNIDEMIDFVKTLCDMGYGYETDDGIYFDISKFADYGKLSRCNLEDALAGARVAVNTQKRHPADFALWKKAEPNHIMQWKSPWGMGYPGWHIECSTMSKKFLGERFDIHTGGVDHIPIHHENEIAQSEALEGHKVVNYWMHGEFMLVDGGKMSKSLGNVYTIDDLIARGYSPLAFRYFCLNTHYRNKLNFTFDGLSGAATAYNRLRGAISACENAPKADAETASKVKAQRAAIIAAVYDDLNFPLALGELWTMAKLPACHEIYDAAAELNAILGLDLHTPLEQSPVDDIPDEIKAIAEERFKARQNKDWATSDKLRNELDARGYAVLDSKTGYELKKK, encoded by the coding sequence ATGGATACTCTTTATTTTTATAACACGCTGACGCGCAAGAAGGAAAAGTTTGCGCCCATTGCCCCGCCCGAGGTCAAGACCTATTCGTGCGGGCCTACGGTGTACAACTACGCGCATATTGGCAATCTCCGCACGTATGTGTTCATGGACGAGCTGCGGCGCGTTTTGAAGTTTGCGGGATACAATACCAAGTCGGTTATGAACGTTACAGACGTCGGGCATCTCACTTCCGACGGCGACGACGGCGAGGACAAAATGCAGTCCGCGGCGCGCAAGCAGAATAAGTCGCCCGAGCAGATCGCAGCGTACTATTCGGAGATTTTCTTTAAAGACTTGGCGCGGCTGAATATTCTCACGCCCGAAATCATATCCAAGGCGACCGATAATATCGACGAGATGATAGATTTTGTCAAAACGCTCTGCGACATGGGATACGGCTACGAAACGGACGACGGGATATATTTCGATATTTCCAAGTTCGCGGACTACGGCAAGCTGTCGCGGTGCAATCTCGAAGACGCGCTCGCCGGCGCGCGAGTAGCCGTCAATACGCAAAAACGCCACCCCGCCGACTTTGCGCTGTGGAAGAAAGCAGAGCCCAACCATATTATGCAATGGAAATCGCCGTGGGGCATGGGCTATCCCGGCTGGCACATTGAATGCTCGACCATGAGCAAGAAGTTCCTCGGTGAACGGTTCGATATTCACACGGGCGGCGTCGATCATATTCCCATTCACCACGAAAACGAAATCGCACAGTCGGAAGCACTTGAAGGACATAAGGTAGTTAACTATTGGATGCACGGCGAGTTTATGCTCGTCGACGGTGGCAAAATGAGTAAGTCGCTCGGCAATGTGTATACTATCGACGATCTCATCGCACGAGGCTATTCCCCGCTCGCCTTCCGCTATTTCTGCCTAAACACGCATTACCGCAATAAGTTGAACTTCACGTTCGACGGGTTGTCGGGCGCAGCGACGGCGTACAATCGTTTACGCGGCGCGATTTCGGCGTGCGAGAACGCACCCAAAGCCGATGCGGAAACGGCAAGCAAGGTCAAGGCGCAACGCGCCGCGATCATTGCGGCGGTCTATGACGATCTTAACTTCCCGCTCGCGCTCGGCGAGCTGTGGACAATGGCTAAGCTGCCCGCGTGCCACGAGATCTACGACGCGGCGGCCGAGCTTAACGCCATACTCGGGCTTGATTTGCATACTCCGCTCGAACAATCCCCCGTCGACGATATTCCCGACGAGATCAAGGCGATAGCCGAAGAACGATTCAAAGCGCGGCAGAACAAGGACTGGGCTACGTCCGACAAACTGCGCAATGAGCTTGACGCGCGCGGATACGCTGTGCTCGACAGCAAAACCGGCTATGAATTGAAAAAGAAGTAG
- the cysE gene encoding serine O-acetyltransferase gives MKKIEAFTAIRRDLDAAVKHDPATRNKFEAALCCYGFHALVLYRFFHFLHIHRYFLLARILSGLARFFTGIEIHPGATIGRGVFIDHGAGVVIGETAVVGNNVVIYQGVTLGGTGKDKGKRHPTVGNNVMISSGAKVLGPFTVGNGAKIGAGSVVLHEVPPNATVVGVPARIVRIAGKRVEELCVNDLCQALPDPVEDDIDKLNARITALESQVLELKKPNTNN, from the coding sequence ATGAAAAAAATCGAGGCCTTTACAGCGATACGGCGCGATCTCGACGCCGCCGTAAAACACGATCCCGCCACACGTAATAAATTTGAGGCCGCGTTGTGCTGTTACGGATTTCATGCGCTCGTATTGTATCGATTTTTTCATTTTCTGCACATTCACAGATATTTCTTATTGGCGCGTATTCTTTCGGGGCTTGCCCGTTTCTTTACGGGCATAGAAATTCATCCCGGTGCTACGATCGGTCGAGGCGTATTCATAGATCACGGTGCGGGCGTGGTAATCGGAGAAACGGCAGTCGTCGGGAACAACGTAGTTATTTACCAAGGCGTTACTCTTGGCGGCACGGGCAAGGACAAGGGCAAGCGCCACCCCACCGTCGGCAATAACGTTATGATAAGCTCAGGCGCAAAGGTGCTCGGACCGTTCACTGTAGGCAACGGCGCAAAAATCGGCGCGGGCTCGGTAGTACTCCACGAGGTTCCGCCCAACGCGACTGTAGTCGGCGTTCCCGCGCGTATAGTGCGCATTGCGGGCAAGCGCGTGGAAGAGCTATGTGTTAACGATTTGTGTCAGGCCCTGCCCGATCCCGTAGAGGACGATATCGATAAGCTTAACGCGCGTATAACCGCACTCGAAAGTCAAGTTCTGGAACTTAAAAAACCGAATACAAACAATTAA